The Thalassoroseus pseudoceratinae genome has a segment encoding these proteins:
- a CDS encoding glutamine--tRNA ligase/YqeY domain fusion protein: MSETPTPEKTATHFVHKIIEQDQAAGKHDGRVHTRFPPEPNGYLHIGHAKSICLNFGTAEKYSGKCNLRFDDTNPEAEDVEYVDSIRDDVRWLGFDWDDREFFASDYFDQLYEWAEKLIQDGKAYVDSSSLEDIRAGRAGWDKAGQESPYRNRTPEENLDLFRRMKAGEFQDGEHVLRAKIDMNSPNMNLRDPIMYRIRHAHHHRTGDKWCIYPIYDWTHGQSDSIEGITHSICTLEFENHRPLYDWYIEQLGIHHPQQIEFARLNLTYTVMSKRKLLELVKGGLVSGWDDPRMPTIRGIRRRGYTPEAMRAFCDEIGVTKYNSLTDLAVLENAVRADLNKRCERRMAVLNPLKVVITNYPDDKSEMLQAVNNPEDESAGSREIPFSRVLYIEQDDFMENPPKKFFRLGPGREVRLRYAFFIKCEEVIKNDDGEITEIHCTYDPETRGGNAPDGRKVKATLHWVSAAHAVDAEVRLYDHLFEIENPADVPEGKDWKDFLNPNSLVKVTGAKLEPSLKELGIGERVQFERLGYFCVDKDTKPENLVYNRTVTLKDTWAKAKKKR, encoded by the coding sequence ATGTCTGAAACGCCAACGCCCGAAAAGACAGCTACTCACTTCGTTCATAAGATTATCGAGCAAGATCAGGCCGCCGGCAAACACGACGGTCGGGTCCATACCCGGTTTCCGCCGGAACCGAACGGATATTTGCACATCGGGCACGCAAAAAGCATCTGCTTGAATTTCGGCACGGCTGAGAAATACAGCGGCAAGTGCAACTTGCGATTCGACGATACCAATCCGGAAGCCGAGGATGTGGAATATGTCGATTCCATTCGCGACGATGTTCGTTGGCTTGGTTTTGACTGGGACGATCGCGAGTTTTTCGCCAGTGACTATTTCGATCAGCTCTACGAGTGGGCCGAAAAACTGATTCAGGACGGGAAGGCATACGTCGATAGTTCGTCTCTCGAAGATATTCGCGCCGGTCGCGCCGGTTGGGACAAAGCCGGTCAGGAGAGCCCCTATCGAAACCGCACTCCAGAGGAAAACCTCGATCTGTTTCGACGGATGAAAGCCGGTGAATTCCAGGACGGAGAGCACGTCCTACGCGCGAAGATCGATATGAATTCGCCGAATATGAATCTTCGCGATCCGATCATGTACCGGATTCGACATGCTCACCACCACCGCACCGGTGATAAGTGGTGCATCTATCCGATTTACGATTGGACTCACGGGCAAAGCGACTCCATTGAAGGCATCACGCATTCCATCTGCACGTTGGAATTCGAGAATCATCGCCCGCTGTATGATTGGTACATCGAGCAACTCGGCATCCATCATCCGCAGCAAATCGAGTTTGCTCGTTTGAATCTGACCTACACCGTCATGAGCAAACGCAAGCTCTTGGAATTGGTCAAAGGCGGACTAGTAAGTGGTTGGGACGATCCGCGAATGCCCACGATTCGGGGTATTCGGCGTCGTGGTTACACACCGGAAGCCATGCGAGCGTTCTGCGATGAAATTGGTGTCACCAAATACAATAGCCTGACGGACCTTGCAGTCCTCGAAAACGCCGTTCGTGCGGACTTGAACAAACGCTGCGAACGTCGAATGGCGGTCCTCAATCCGCTGAAAGTCGTCATCACGAATTACCCCGATGACAAGTCGGAGATGCTGCAAGCGGTCAACAATCCCGAAGATGAGTCGGCTGGCTCACGGGAAATCCCCTTCTCGCGGGTGCTCTACATTGAGCAGGACGACTTCATGGAGAATCCGCCGAAGAAGTTCTTCCGGCTCGGACCCGGTCGGGAAGTGCGTCTGCGGTACGCGTTTTTCATCAAGTGCGAGGAAGTCATCAAGAATGATGACGGCGAGATCACCGAGATTCATTGCACTTACGATCCCGAAACCCGTGGCGGAAATGCTCCGGATGGACGGAAAGTCAAAGCCACTTTGCACTGGGTTTCTGCCGCTCATGCTGTCGATGCGGAAGTGCGGCTATACGATCACCTCTTCGAAATTGAGAACCCCGCCGATGTGCCTGAAGGAAAAGACTGGAAAGATTTCCTCAATCCAAACAGCTTGGTCAAGGTCACGGGGGCGAAACTCGAGCCGAGTTTGAAAGAACTGGGTATCGGTGAGCGAGTTCAATTTGAGCGACTTGGCTACTTCTGTGTCGACAAAGACACAAAACCCGAGAACCTCGTTTACAACCGGACTGTGACTCTCAAAGACACATGGGCCAAAGCCAAGAAGAAGCGGTGA
- a CDS encoding histidine triad nucleotide-binding protein, translated as MSTSSDSSNPDRTIFEKIIAREIPAEILHEDDDCIAFKDVSPQAPTHFLVVPKRVIVSVKESCDDDAAVMGHLLCVARRVAEQEGLKDGFRVVANSGPDGGQSVDHLHLHVLGGRKLTWPPG; from the coding sequence ATGTCGACAAGTTCCGACTCGTCCAATCCGGACCGAACAATCTTCGAGAAGATTATCGCGCGGGAAATTCCGGCGGAGATTCTCCACGAGGATGATGACTGCATTGCCTTCAAGGATGTCAGCCCGCAAGCCCCGACCCACTTTCTCGTCGTTCCCAAGCGAGTCATTGTTTCGGTCAAAGAATCGTGTGATGATGACGCGGCGGTGATGGGGCACTTGCTCTGTGTGGCCCGACGGGTCGCCGAACAGGAAGGTCTGAAGGACGGGTTCCGCGTGGTGGCGAACTCCGGCCCCGATGGTGGGCAGTCCGTCGATCATTTGCATCTGCATGTTTTGGGTGGCCGCAAGCTGACGTGGCCACCAGGGTAA
- a CDS encoding DUF3500 domain-containing protein gives MARKKLLLSFLVIGCFGVLLTVTAQNQKKPDPAGKKMIAAADNFLETLSEEQKEQATFAYDSDERVNWHFIPRERKGLPLKDLEGDARKAAEQLLQAGLSEAGYDQAVNVMSLEEILFLLEGGEREYRRDRRDPQKYYFSVFGEPNAQGTWGWRVEGHHLSLNYTIENGHVVASTPEFFGANPALVDSGPKRKIRVLGPEEDLARQLLNATDPEEMKTIWISKEAPDDIRGGGEVQPVVTEAVGLAAGDMNDQQKKLLRALLAEYLKNMPGDVEADRRKRINDAGWEGIHFAWWGSDKPNERHHYVVQGDTFIIEYNNTQNDANHLHTIWRNIDGDFNLPRE, from the coding sequence ATGGCTCGTAAAAAGCTTCTGCTTTCGTTTTTGGTTATCGGCTGTTTCGGTGTGCTGTTGACAGTGACAGCCCAGAACCAGAAGAAACCCGATCCTGCCGGCAAAAAAATGATCGCCGCCGCAGACAATTTCTTGGAAACACTCAGCGAAGAGCAGAAAGAACAGGCCACCTTCGCGTATGACAGCGACGAACGAGTCAATTGGCACTTCATTCCACGCGAGCGGAAAGGTCTGCCGCTGAAAGACCTGGAAGGCGATGCTCGCAAAGCGGCTGAGCAACTTCTCCAAGCTGGTTTGTCGGAAGCTGGCTACGACCAAGCTGTGAACGTCATGAGTTTGGAAGAAATTCTCTTTCTTCTCGAAGGTGGCGAACGCGAGTACCGACGAGACCGCCGTGATCCGCAGAAGTATTACTTCAGCGTGTTCGGCGAACCAAACGCTCAGGGCACTTGGGGATGGCGAGTGGAAGGCCATCACCTTTCGCTGAACTACACGATCGAGAACGGACATGTCGTTGCATCGACTCCGGAATTCTTCGGAGCGAACCCCGCCTTGGTGGATTCCGGTCCGAAACGAAAAATTCGCGTCCTTGGCCCGGAAGAGGATTTGGCCCGCCAACTCCTCAATGCAACGGATCCAGAAGAGATGAAGACGATTTGGATCAGCAAAGAAGCTCCTGACGACATTCGTGGTGGTGGCGAAGTGCAGCCCGTGGTCACAGAAGCCGTGGGGCTTGCGGCTGGCGATATGAACGACCAGCAGAAGAAACTTCTGCGGGCGTTATTGGCGGAGTACCTCAAGAACATGCCAGGAGACGTTGAAGCCGACCGTCGCAAACGCATTAACGATGCCGGCTGGGAAGGCATTCACTTCGCTTGGTGGGGTAGTGATAAACCGAACGAACGACATCACTATGTCGTGCAGGGCGACACCTTCATCATCGAGTACAACAACACCCAGAACGACGCCAATCACCTGCACACGATCTGGCGAAACATCGATGGCGATTTCAATTTGCCACGCGAATAA
- a CDS encoding aspartate aminotransferase family protein, which yields MPTASTTLETEFRNTFAQSAKLYERGSACFPSGVTHDSRFLTPNPVYVERSAGPLKWTPEGHELIDYWMGHGSLILGHGNPAVVAAVQEQVGKGTHWGACHELEIKWAELVKRLVPSAEKVRFTSSGTEATLMALRVARITTGRPKIIKFAGHFHGWHDQLIIASDGPHSESLEYTTPGVPNGLAGDIVIVPPNDVEAVQHSIETHQPAAVIVEATGGHWGQVPIDVPFLRQLRNLTQQHDSLLIMDEVISGFRVHPGGMQAATGITPDLTTMAKILAGGLPGGCLAGRADLMETLAFDNPFGQKMKHPGTYNGNPLSAAAGIAALEQVATGIPCEKACQYAIELRRNLNELFKRKTVDWVAYGVPSLTRICPNYDGPAWDGTDEFRPYHNDFRRLDSPIDRKLTHAFRAALLLGGVDWMGWGGMSSSTHDSSHLEKTILAFDQAIDRLRADGYVE from the coding sequence ATGCCCACAGCGAGCACAACATTAGAAACCGAGTTCCGCAACACATTCGCTCAGTCGGCGAAGCTTTACGAACGCGGGTCCGCATGTTTTCCGAGTGGCGTCACGCACGATAGCCGGTTTCTCACCCCAAATCCGGTTTATGTCGAGCGGTCTGCCGGGCCGCTCAAATGGACGCCGGAAGGGCATGAGTTAATCGACTACTGGATGGGACACGGCTCGCTAATTCTCGGGCATGGCAATCCGGCGGTCGTGGCGGCAGTTCAGGAACAAGTCGGGAAGGGCACGCACTGGGGAGCGTGTCACGAATTGGAAATCAAATGGGCGGAGTTGGTCAAGCGACTCGTGCCATCGGCAGAGAAGGTTCGCTTCACCAGCAGTGGTACGGAAGCAACGCTGATGGCCTTGCGTGTCGCTCGCATTACTACGGGTCGCCCGAAGATCATCAAATTCGCCGGTCATTTTCATGGTTGGCATGATCAGCTCATCATCGCCAGCGATGGGCCGCATTCAGAGTCATTGGAATACACCACTCCTGGTGTCCCCAATGGTTTGGCGGGAGACATTGTCATCGTTCCGCCGAATGACGTCGAAGCGGTTCAACATTCCATTGAAACACATCAACCGGCGGCGGTTATTGTGGAAGCAACCGGCGGGCATTGGGGACAAGTTCCGATTGATGTGCCGTTTCTGCGTCAACTGCGAAACCTCACTCAACAACACGATTCACTGCTGATTATGGACGAAGTCATCAGCGGTTTTCGTGTTCATCCCGGTGGCATGCAGGCGGCAACGGGGATTACGCCGGACTTGACCACCATGGCGAAGATTCTCGCCGGTGGATTGCCCGGTGGATGCTTGGCTGGGCGAGCAGACCTGATGGAAACGCTGGCCTTCGACAACCCCTTCGGACAGAAAATGAAACACCCTGGCACGTACAATGGAAATCCGTTGTCCGCCGCAGCTGGGATCGCGGCATTGGAGCAAGTCGCAACCGGCATTCCCTGTGAGAAAGCCTGTCAATACGCGATTGAACTCCGCCGAAACTTGAATGAATTGTTCAAACGCAAGACGGTCGATTGGGTCGCGTATGGCGTGCCATCACTCACTCGAATCTGCCCGAATTACGACGGACCAGCATGGGATGGAACCGATGAATTCCGCCCCTATCACAACGACTTCCGCCGTTTGGACTCACCGATCGACCGCAAGTTGACTCACGCATTTCGAGCAGCGTTGTTACTCGGCGGCGTGGATTGGATGGGCTGGGGCGGTATGAGCAGTTCGACACACGACTCATCGCATCTTGAGAAAACGATTCTGGCATTTGATCAAGCAATTGACCGCTTGCGAGCCGATGGTTACGTCGAATGA
- a CDS encoding MATE family efflux transporter → MSDEQPVESSLMTGSIRATVFHLALPVLCEQALSFGVSLTDTYLSGRLSKEATAAVGLGAYVGWLASLIFSLVAVGTTALVSRSWGAQDFKTANRVLNRSLAMAVVLGLLFSVFVWLLAPVAATLLQMNGETFTYAVRYLRIDALAFAFTSLTLAGSAALRGSGDMRTPMVVLGLVNVLNMVVSTLLVFGVPVFQGGVISWPADGGIGIDGIIFGTVTARVCGCLLILGILARGRGDFRLSWREWKLRGETTGRILRIGGPAAGDGVIMWGGQFLFLMVVSNLGEGAMDKAAFAAHIICVRVEAMTYLPAVAWGAAAATLVGQSLGAQRPERAIQAGHEATRQCVLLGVFVTASFFFGAEMIYGIMHDDPAVREVGAAPFRMVALFQIPLIISIVYGAALRGAGDTFSPLLFTLICVFVVRVPVAYVFGVLLGGGLWGAWFGMCGDMAVRAILASTWFSLGRWVRTQV, encoded by the coding sequence ATGAGTGACGAGCAACCGGTGGAATCGTCTTTGATGACGGGTTCCATTCGCGCGACGGTGTTTCATTTGGCGTTGCCGGTTTTGTGTGAACAGGCTTTGAGTTTCGGTGTGAGCCTGACGGACACCTATCTTTCAGGACGGCTCAGTAAGGAAGCAACCGCCGCCGTCGGACTCGGCGCGTACGTCGGCTGGTTGGCTTCGCTCATCTTCAGTCTTGTGGCAGTCGGCACGACGGCATTAGTTTCTCGAAGTTGGGGAGCACAGGACTTCAAGACCGCCAATCGTGTGCTCAATCGGTCTCTGGCGATGGCCGTCGTGTTGGGGCTTTTGTTTTCCGTCTTCGTCTGGTTGTTGGCTCCCGTTGCCGCGACACTTCTGCAAATGAACGGCGAGACGTTCACGTACGCGGTCAGATACCTGCGGATCGACGCTCTTGCATTCGCGTTCACAAGTCTCACCTTAGCTGGATCCGCTGCGCTGCGTGGGTCCGGCGACATGCGTACGCCGATGGTCGTCCTAGGATTGGTCAACGTCCTCAACATGGTTGTTTCGACGCTGCTGGTCTTCGGAGTGCCGGTTTTCCAGGGCGGAGTCATCTCATGGCCGGCGGACGGGGGAATCGGCATCGACGGAATCATTTTCGGTACGGTGACAGCTCGTGTATGTGGTTGCCTATTGATTCTGGGAATCCTCGCGCGGGGACGAGGTGACTTCCGCCTGAGTTGGCGTGAATGGAAACTCCGTGGCGAAACCACCGGGCGAATTCTCCGAATTGGCGGTCCAGCGGCGGGCGACGGGGTCATCATGTGGGGAGGACAATTTTTGTTCCTGATGGTGGTGTCGAACTTGGGCGAAGGTGCGATGGACAAGGCTGCGTTTGCCGCACACATTATTTGCGTTCGCGTGGAAGCAATGACGTATCTTCCGGCTGTTGCCTGGGGAGCCGCCGCGGCAACATTGGTCGGGCAATCGCTCGGAGCTCAGCGACCAGAACGTGCCATCCAAGCCGGACACGAAGCCACACGACAGTGCGTATTATTGGGAGTTTTCGTCACGGCCAGTTTCTTCTTCGGTGCGGAGATGATTTACGGCATCATGCATGACGATCCAGCGGTCAGAGAAGTTGGAGCCGCACCGTTTCGGATGGTCGCACTATTCCAAATCCCGCTGATCATCTCAATTGTCTACGGGGCGGCACTCCGCGGGGCAGGGGATACATTTTCGCCGCTGCTCTTCACTTTGATCTGTGTGTTCGTGGTTCGCGTCCCGGTTGCCTACGTGTTCGGTGTGCTGCTCGGTGGCGGTTTGTGGGGAGCTTGGTTCGGGATGTGCGGCGACATGGCCGTGCGAGCGATTCTCGCATCGACTTGGTTTTCGCTCGGACGTTGGGTTCGCACGCAAGTGTAA